The Knoellia sp. S7-12 region TGGCCGTCACGGCGGGCCCGGTGACCGCGCCGTTCATGCGCACCCTCGAGGTCATCTACGCCTACGAGGGCACCGTGGTTGGTGCCGCCTGGCACGACGTGCGCGTCGTCCCAGCTTCTGAACCCGTTGCCTCGCAACCCGTTTCACCAGCCGACACCGCGCCCACGCTCCTGTCATCGGCCCCCGCCGCGTCGGCTGTCACCCCGGCGCCGACCCGCTCCTCCACGGACCCACCGGTGAGTGGCGGAACGGGTCTCTCGCCGAGCTCAGTGGACCTCGACAACCCCGTCGACCTGACCGTCACCATCCTCTCCAGGCCCGGCCGGCCCGAACTGCAGTGGCAGTTCACCTCGCCCCATCCGCTGCCCCCACTGCCCGACCTCGTGGAGTCCTCGCTGACCGAGGCCGCGGCCGAGGCGTTCGCCGGTCATCTCATGGCGACCATGGCCGCCAAGAAGGGCGCAACAACGCTGGCCGACGAAGTGATCGGCGTCGGGCGCACGATCTCGGCGGCCATCCCGGTGGCGTTCTGGCAGGCGCTGGAGGCTGTCTGGCGGGCCGTGCCCGAGCGGGTACCCACGCTGCTCATCTACACCAGTGAGCCCTACGTCCCCTGGGAGCTCGCGTTCGCCAATCCGGGACAGAACATCGGGAACGATCTGGTGGGCCCGGACGGCGTGCACCTCGGCCTGGCGTGGTCGATCGGACGCTGGCCCCGGCCGGTCCCCCAGAACCACGGCCCCGACCTGCCGGCCGCCCCGCCGGCGGTGACGCTGGAAGACACTCCGATGGCCGTGGTCGTGGGGGACTACGCGGGCGAGCCGATCCCGGAGCTGAAGTTCGCGGTGGCCGAGGGGAGGCACCTGGCCCAGACCTATGGCGCCGTCCCAGTAGCCATCACTGACGCCGAGGTCGACCGGCTGATGAGCGGGAGCCTCACGGTCGCCGACCAGCCGTTCCGTCCCCGCATCGTGCACGTTGCCGCGCACGGCGACAGCAACCTGGATCAGCAGCAGTACTCCGGCATCAAGCTCAAGAGCGCCAAGATGCTCGGCGTCGCGGCCATCAACGGCTCGCGGCTCGGGGCGACCTCCTCGCCGCTCGTCTTCCTCAACGCTTGCAAGGTCGGGACGGCCGGATCGATGCTCAACACCTATGGCGGGGTTGCCGGAGCGTTCATCGGCTCTGGCTGCCGCGCGTTCATCGCGCCGCTCTGGGAGGTCGACGACGACCTTGCCCACGACCTCAGCATCGCGTTCTACCACCACACGCTCGTCGAGCGGTTCACGGTCGGCGAGGCGGTGCGCCGGATGCGGACGACATATGCGGGCGGCGAGCGCGGCACCACCACGCCGCTCGCCTACGTCTTTTACGGACACCCCGACCTGCGCCTGACCCCGCCCGCGGTCGACCCCGGCCCGGACGGTGCCCACCCAGACCAGGCCGACCGCCCCGAGGAGGCCAACCGCCCCGAGGAGGCCAACCGACCCGACTACGACGCCGCCACCAATCACTCCGAGCCTGAGGTCACGCCATGAGCCCCACGCCCCTGGACGGACGCGGCTACCCCGCCGACCTCGGCGGTGGGGTAGTCCTGCGTGCCCCTGGCCTGCTCGGCGAGGCAACGCTCGAGGACGGCCTCCTTGGCGGCACCCGCGGCGAGACCGAGAACGCGACACAGGCCCTACGAGAGGCGATGGACGAGGCCGGCTTCCGCCAGCTGCAGGCCGTCTCGGTCCGCGCCCAGGAGCTTCCCGCGCCTCCGGCGGGCGGCGACGTGCGCTCGGCCGACAACGGTGAGCCCGGGATGGTTCTGACGGTCCCGGGCGTCGGCGGGTCCTTCGGACAGGTCCTCATGCTCGTCGACGAGCAGGGCGTCATCACCTGGCACTTCCCCGACGCGGACGTCGGCCCGGCCGGCCTCGCGGACCGCACGTCATTCACGGTGAGCCGCCGCGTCGCGACTCGTCCACAGGACCGCGTGGAGGGTCCGGCCGGAACGCCGGACGCTGGCAGCGAGGAGACCGGCACCCGCGGTGTCGTGTCCGTCATCGGGACCAAGCTGCTCTCGGTCCTGGTCTTCCCGTTGGTGGAGAAAGGCCTTGCCAAGGTCGCCGACCACCTCGCCAAGCCGCTGGAGGAAGCGACTCACCCCTACGGCATACGGATGATGACCCCGACCGGCTTCAGGGTCAAGGCGGCCGACCCGCTCGACGGGACCGGCTGGGACCGGCTCGGTCGGGGGCGGGCACTGCTGCTGCTGCACGGGACCGCCAGCTCCAGTCACTCCGCGTTCGCCGGTCTCGGCGAGAGCTTCGCGCCCCTGCACGCGGCCTACGGCGGACGGGTCTTCGCCTTCGACCACCACACGCTGTCCGACGACCTTGGGGCCAACATCGAGCGACTCCTCCAGCTCCTGCCGCCGGACCGTCGGCTCGAGGTCGACATCGTGTCGCACAGCCGAGGAGGGCTCGTGGCGCGGGCCCTCTCCGACCGAATGCGTAGCGACGGTGCACCGTTGGACGTGCGTCGAATTGTCTACGTCGCCACCCCGAACAACGGGACACCTTTGGCCGACCCCGCGAGGATCCGTGAGTTCCTCAACCGAGTGACCACGATGCTGAACCTCATCCCGGACGGCCCGTGGTCGGTCGTGACCGACACCCTGTCAGGCATCCTCACCGCGGTGCGGGTCGTCGGCTCCGGGGCCGTCGGCGGGCTGTCGGGCCTGGCCACGATGCGACCGGACGGGGACGTCCTGGGTGGGCTCGGCTGGCTCGAGGGCGAGGGCGAGGAGCAGTACGCCGTCGACGTCGACTTCGAGCCGACCGGCCGGATCCTGCAGCTGGTGCGGGGGGTGGACGGGGTGGTCGACACGGTCTTCGAGAGCGAGGCCAACGACATCGTCGTCCCCACGGGTGGGGTGGCGAGCATCGTCGGGCAGCAGGGGTTCAGGATCCCGCGCGAGCACCGGCTGTCGCTCGGCACGACCAACGCGGCCTGGCACTGCTCGCTGTTCTCCCAGCCACAGGTCGGCGCCCAGCTGCAGGCCTGGCTGACCGCGGGGGCCAGCGATGGCTGAGACCCCGGTGGCCCCGGTGCCGCCCGCCCGCGACGAGCCGGACTCGGCCGCGCTCGCCTCCGCCGAGCAGTTGAGGGCGCAGGTGCAGCTGGCCCGGCGAGCCTTCGTCGACGCCACGACGGCTGAGCAGTACCTCGCCGCTCGAGCAGCGGCGTGGACCGTGGTCGGACCCGCCCACGCGGCCAAGTTGCGCGGGCCGCTGGCCCTGGCCCTGGTGACGGCGGCGGAGTGCGCGTGGTTCGCCGCCCTCGAGGAGGCCTCGCCGGCGCCCGGCTCACCGGGCGCGGGACCCGACCCGACCGCGGTGTTCGGGCATCCCGAGCTGGTCCGGGTCGCCCTTCGTGACACCACCGCCGCCGGTCAGGCGCTGGACCGGTCCTCGCCCGTGGCCCTGCGGATGACCTGGGCGTCGCTGGCGACCCTGGTCCTGGAGAACCTCACCGACCAGCGTCTGCTCGAGCCCGGCGCCGACGACGCCGCCGTCGCACTGGCCCTGGTTGTCTCGCTGGCTGACCTCGTGCCGGCGTCGGTGCCGTTCGTCGACGAGCGTGGCGGCCCGGACAAGGCCGTGCGGCTCGCCTTGGCGATGACCCGGGCCTGGGAGGCCAGCTCCGAGCCGCTGCCCGGCTGGCTGGCGGACCGGGTCGCCGACTCGCTGGACGCCCCCCGACGGGCCGCCCGCAGCCGGCTGGGTCGCCTCGCGGCGTCGGCGACCGGCGACGACGTCGCCGGCGAGACCATCGGCCGCGAGCTGTGGAAGCCGTGGCCTGAGGTGCCAGACGTCGGACGGGTTTTCGCCCTCGTCGAGGCGAGCAGCGCCCGAACGCTCGTGGACGGGATCGCCGGACTCCTCGGTTCGCCCATCGGCGACGCGGTCTCACGCGCGTTGGAACGTGAGGCGACGGCATACGAGCCGGTCGCCCAGGACTCCGCGACCGGCCGCCAGCTGCGGCTGGTCAGTGCGCTGCCGTTCGGCGCCACGCCAGAGGAGGTGGGGCAGCGCGCTGAGGTCATCGGCCGGTTGGAGAGCCGGTATACCGAGCTCGGTGTGGGATTCACCGGTGTCGCGTCGCCCCCTCCCCTGGAGGCGGTTCAGGTGCAGCTGGAGCCGGACCAGGTGCTGGTGCGTTACATCGTCCCGGCCCGGCTGGCGGCGCCGCCACATGTGGTGGTGGTGACCGCGGAAGACGCGGTTGTGGTCCCCCTACCGGGCGCTGACCCCGACGACGCGGGGTTCAAGGGAAGCCTCTCGATCGACGGTCGCGCGCCGGTGGACTACACGCCCCTGTCGATGGCGGTCGCCTCTGTCCGGGCCGAGCTGGAGGAGCCCGCCGACCTGGACCGGCTCGTGGCCCGACTCGTCAACCTGCACGGCGTGCTGGTGCAGCCCGTGCTCGACAGCGGGCTGACCAGCGGTCGCGAACGCTGGCTCGTGGTCCCGGCCGGGCCGTTGCACCTGCTGCCGTGGATGGCCCTGCAGGACCCCAGCGGCCGCTGGCTGCTGGACGACGCGGCGGTAACACTGGTGCCGAGTGCGTCGACCTGGATGCACCTCCTCGGGCGCGGAACCCCACCGGTGGGCCAGCTGCTTGCCCTCGGCGACCCGATCACGGCACCGGGTGAGGGACTGCCGCGTCTGCCGGGCAGCGCGGCCGAGGTCGCCCACCTCGAGCACCAGTGGTCGGCGCGCGGACTGTCCGGCACCGCCCAGACCGGAGCCCGTGCGTCCTTCGCGACCCTCATCGACGGGGCCGCGGACGCCGGGGTACTGCACATCGC contains the following coding sequences:
- a CDS encoding CHAT domain-containing protein: MELREALPLDADLIVTAAAAALAGAPEFLPVVIIDRWTTPVSYRVVAAYLVLSAAHLTDADGEPVTLRSVFVAGSASTAQMTVSVESLEGAPAGSVVLHGREVMGVLTRTDSDRGGAGSGEMGAPPPSAPPTPSATPPPPWPTAPSSSGAPPPNDPGSAAALPDPSPSRGRFRAFPCLAAPAETTVGAPFELTIGFRPPDHVRALDEVPVIIAGAPEQTGFTVQVAGFGFTFPEGASRQLLVARDRPWESSVDVAVTAGPVTAPFMRTLEVIYAYEGTVVGAAWHDVRVVPASEPVASQPVSPADTAPTLLSSAPAASAVTPAPTRSSTDPPVSGGTGLSPSSVDLDNPVDLTVTILSRPGRPELQWQFTSPHPLPPLPDLVESSLTEAAAEAFAGHLMATMAAKKGATTLADEVIGVGRTISAAIPVAFWQALEAVWRAVPERVPTLLIYTSEPYVPWELAFANPGQNIGNDLVGPDGVHLGLAWSIGRWPRPVPQNHGPDLPAAPPAVTLEDTPMAVVVGDYAGEPIPELKFAVAEGRHLAQTYGAVPVAITDAEVDRLMSGSLTVADQPFRPRIVHVAAHGDSNLDQQQYSGIKLKSAKMLGVAAINGSRLGATSSPLVFLNACKVGTAGSMLNTYGGVAGAFIGSGCRAFIAPLWEVDDDLAHDLSIAFYHHTLVERFTVGEAVRRMRTTYAGGERGTTTPLAYVFYGHPDLRLTPPAVDPGPDGAHPDQADRPEEANRPEEANRPDYDAATNHSEPEVTP
- a CDS encoding CHAT domain-containing protein, with translation MAETPVAPVPPARDEPDSAALASAEQLRAQVQLARRAFVDATTAEQYLAARAAAWTVVGPAHAAKLRGPLALALVTAAECAWFAALEEASPAPGSPGAGPDPTAVFGHPELVRVALRDTTAAGQALDRSSPVALRMTWASLATLVLENLTDQRLLEPGADDAAVALALVVSLADLVPASVPFVDERGGPDKAVRLALAMTRAWEASSEPLPGWLADRVADSLDAPRRAARSRLGRLAASATGDDVAGETIGRELWKPWPEVPDVGRVFALVEASSARTLVDGIAGLLGSPIGDAVSRALEREATAYEPVAQDSATGRQLRLVSALPFGATPEEVGQRAEVIGRLESRYTELGVGFTGVASPPPLEAVQVQLEPDQVLVRYIVPARLAAPPHVVVVTAEDAVVVPLPGADPDDAGFKGSLSIDGRAPVDYTPLSMAVASVRAELEEPADLDRLVARLVNLHGVLVQPVLDSGLTSGRERWLVVPAGPLHLLPWMALQDPSGRWLLDDAAVTLVPSASTWMHLLGRGTPPVGQLLALGDPITAPGEGLPRLPGSAAEVAHLEHQWSARGLSGTAQTGARASFATLIDGAADAGVLHIATHGSFPDESALFDQGFQLAPGLSHSGRVTADELRRLPLGRTWCATLSLCNGGAYRVGPGGEPYGLVPALLEAGASTVIAPQWAVDDAVSASLMADVSDHLLDLGPAQALRQAVLSQRNSRGGGPGDHCAFVAIGTGAGSSAPPAQQ